Genomic segment of Candidatus Hydrogenedentota bacterium:
ATTCCGTATTGAATTTGTAATAGCCGTCCAGCCGATCGCGAATGATGAGCTTAATCACCCGGCTGCCCAGCGCCAGGACCTGGTCCGCGCCTTCGTTGATGTAGTCGTCTTCGGTTAGATGATAGAAACTGTTGATGTGGTTGATCCCGACCACATCGGCAAGCTCCGCCGCCGTGGCGTCCCTTCCGCAGGCGGAGGAGCCGAGCGCCAGCGCCGCGACGAGACATGCAATAACACGGCCCATGGATTTTTCCTTTCGCCCCCGCAAGAAATTTTCGGAATCCCGATGCGCTATGAAACGCGGGGCTCTGGTGCGCCGCGCGGTCAAGGTGCGGGATTCGGTGATTCCGCCGAGGGCGGGCCCGCAGCCGGAGCCGCCACGGGCGCCATTCCATTGGTCATGTCGTTTTGCTGCTGCTGCTGCACGACCTCGTTCATCAACTGCCTCACCTTCTGCGTCTCCGCACTCTCTTCAATGACCACTTCCGTGGAGGTGCAGCCCCGCAGATATATCGCCAGCAGGAGGCCTGCGCCAAGGGCGCAAATGATTAAGGGGAGCCGTGGCAGCCGTGAAGCACTGGAGGGAACCGCCCTGGGCGCTTCTTCCTCCCGCTTGCGGGATCGCGTGCCGGAGGGCAAGACGGCCTTGGAAATTTTTCTAAGGGGCCTGGTGAGTTTCCTCCAGAATCTGGACGGTTTCGGACCGTCCGGCGATTCGGCATGGTGGTCCTTCTTTCGTTTACGCCGCCGCTTCGCTGTTTCTTCCACAACAAATGCTCCAATCAGAATCTTGATCTTAACGGCGCGGGGGCCCTGGGTCCCCCGCGCCACGATGGTTCAGGTACGCTGTTCAAATCAACCGAAGCCGGCCCCGCGGGTAAGGTCGCCCACGAGGAAGGTGCTCAGGGGCCATACGCCGTTGCTGCCGGGACCGTCGGCCGGGTTGACCGGGGCGCCGTCCTTGTATTTCATGTAGCTGACATGGCCGTCCATGTAGAGTACATTCACGCCGCCGGGGATGTGGTTGAACTGGGCGGTGGAGGAAATGCCTTCCACCGACTGGCTCTCATTGCCGGACCAGCCGTCCCACATGGTGATGACACTGCTCTGGGCCTTGGCGGAAGCGCCGGCGTTGTTGATGTCCGTGATGAAGAAGCGCTCGATGCCTTCGCGGCAGATCTTGTAGCCCGCGGGCAGCTTTCCTCCGTTGTCATCGCCCACCGGGAGGAAGCTCAGATAGGTCTGGGGCAGGTAGGACGCTCCGGCGGGGATGTCGTGCTGGGAGCGGTTCTGCCACTTGACCACGCGACTCCACTCGGGCGGTCCGCCGACCGCCTGCACCTGGGCCGCGGAGAAACTAATCTCCGGCTGGCTCGGGGTCGCGGGGTCGTTGTACCACCAGCAGGTGCCGTAGTAGGCGTCCATAATCTGGGAGCCCGTGCTTACGGCATAGGGCATGTAGAAGTAGGACACCGGCCAGGACAGGATTCCGTGGCGCACGGCATTGGCGGCGGGCGTGTTGCCCTGGATGCTGTTCACCTGGGCGGCGATATCCTGCTTGATGCCGACGGAGCCCGTGAACCAGATTGAAGCGCCGTTGGAGATCGGGGGGCGGTCATTGCGCGAATCGGAAGGGCAGATCATGATGTTGGGATCGGTCCAATACTCGGGATAGAGCGATTCGCTGTCCACGCCCATGGACCAGATCCAGCCGCCCGCGATCCACTGCGAACCCATGGGAAACTTCTGACCTTTACTTTCGTTCGCATAGAGCTTGAAGATCAAGCCCCACTGCTTCAGGTTGTTCTGACAACTGGCCCGCCGCGCCGCCTCCCGGGCGCGCGCCAGCGCCGGGAGCAGAATCGCCGCCAGTATGCCGATGATGGCGATCACCACCAACAGCTCGATCAATGTGAAACCTCGCCTTCTGCCTGCCATGACACGTTCTCCTTGGTTTGAATCAAGACACCGGATTAAGGAATGAAAACTGACCGTCTTCATTGAAACGCGACAGATCCAGCGGCTTCGCTCCCCGCTGTGACTACCCGGAGCGATGGTCCGCACCTACCCTCATTTGCCGAACACCACCACGACTTAGTGTATCGACCCAGTCAAATTATCATAAGCCATGCCGCTTGTCAAGCACTTTCCAAACGAAATAAAAATGAAAACAAAACCCAATAAATCTGCTATTTCCACGCAGGCGAACCCCGCTTGAACGCCCCGTACTATATCGATATAGTCTTTTCTATCGATACTGTTGGACCGAATAAGACCATGAGACCGGAGAGGAGACGACCGTGATACACTCAAGATCAATTCTCGAACTTTCCACTGCAAAGGGCCGTGAAATGAGACTGTGCCTGCTTCGCCTCGTCGTCGGACTGACAATCGGCGCGTTCTGCTTCGCCCGTGCCGTGGAAGTTTGCGCCGACGGCAGGCCCAACGTGCTCCTGATCATGGCGGACGATATGCGGCCGTGGCTCGGCGCTTATGGCGAAAGCGGGCTGCGGACGCCCCACCTGGATCGGCTTGCGGACGCGGGACTGGTCTTTGAGCGTGCTTACTGCCAGAATGCCGTCTGCGGTCCCTCGCGCGCGAGTCTGCTGACGGGGCTGCGTCCGGACACGACGCGCATCTTCGACAACGACACCCATTTCCGCACCCACAACCCGTCGATTGTGACGCTGCCCCAGCTTTTTCGCGAACACGGCTATCGCACGCAGGCGATTGGCAAAATCTTTCACCCCAGCTTTGCCCAGGCCTATGTCGGCGCGCGGATGGATGACTTACCCTCGTGGAGCGAGCCCACGTGGTATCCTCCGCCCCAGTATTACCACACGGGTAGCGGGATGGCGCTGGCGGAATCGATCTTTCTGCGCCATCCCGGCTGCGGGATGTATCAGGGCGCCACGTGCATGCACAATCGCCTTCAGGAGGCTGCGGAACTCACCCCGGCACAGCGGTCGTTGTACGGGGGCGGCGAGTGGAAGCGCCACTTCGTGCAGGCGGCGCTCTGCGAGGCGCCCGACGTGCCCGACAATGAACTGGGCGACGGACAGATCGCGGACCGGGCGATTGAAGCCTTGCAGCAGATGAAGGGCAAGCCCTTCTTTCTCGCCGTGGGCTTTCTTCGTCCTCATGTTCCCTTTGTTGCCCCGAAGAAGTACTGGGATCTCTATCAGCGCGAGGCCTTCAGCCCGGTGCGCAATGGGAAGGCCCCGGCCAACCTTTCCCGGGCGACTTACCCCGCAATGCACGATCACGGGGCTTATGAAGGCGCGCCGCCGGAGGGTCCCCTTGACGACGACAAGGCCCGGGAGCTGATGCACGGTTACGCGGCCTGCGTGAGCTTTGTGGATGCCCAGGCCGGGCGTGTGCTGGAGGAACTGAAACGTCTCGGCCTTGCGGAGAATACGATCGTGGTCTTTCTGGGCGATCACGGCTATCACCTGGGAGAGAATGGTCGCTGGGGGAAGCAAACGTGCTACGAGACAGCGACGCGCGCGCCGCTGATTGTGTCCGCGCCGGGCACGAAGGCGGCCGGGAAGCACACGAAGGCCCTCGTGGAGTTTGTGGACCTCTTCCCCACGCTGTGCGAACTTGCCGCGCTGCCCGCGCCGGAGCGTCTGGAAGGCAGCAGCTTCGCAAGGCTGCTGGATACGCCCGAGCGCCCCTGGAAGCGCGCGACCTTCAGCCAGTTTCCCGATCCCGTGCGCGTGAGCCGACCGGAGGTACTCGCCGCGCCGGGTGATCTTATGGGCCGGACGATCCGCACGGACCGGTATCGGCTCATCGTCTGGGAACACGTGCTGGATCCTGCGAAGGTGGAAGAGGTGGAGCTCTATGACTATGTAAGCGATCCCGGCGAGACCACGAACATCGCGGATGACCCCGCCCAGGCGGAGACGCTCGCGGCGATGATGTCGATATTGCGCGAGGGCTGGCGCGGTTCGGTACCACCGTAATGAGTGGATGCGATCTGGTCCACGGAGGCACAGAGAATAGGAATAGAAGACAGCTTGCTGCGTTGCAGGGCTTCGTCGGTCATTGGGTCACTTTTGGCACGTCTTCTTGCCGATGTAATGCACGCAAAGGCGCGAAGGCGCAAAGAAAAATCAAATTTGACTGTGCCTTAATTGCAGGGGGGATCATTGTCGCGGAACGGTTTTTTCCCTCCCCCATCTTCGTGCCCTTCGTATCTTCGTGGTGGAAAAATTTGGTTGCGACCGCAGCCTGCGCTTTGTCCTCCGTGGTTGAACTGATTTCGATCAGTCTTCCGGACACCGAATTCTATTGATTCGTTTGCACGTTCGCGCGCAGAATATCCGGGTAGTTCCTGGAGAGTACCCCGCCATGTTGACCCGAAGAAGTTTCCTGGCACTGTGTGCCGCCGCGGGCTCCACCAGCCTGCCCCTTGCCCCTCAAGCCCTGGTCGCCGAACGCGCTATGGCGCGCCGTTATCACCTCTGCCTCACGCCGAAGGCGATGGAAGAAAACCCAGCCCTGCTGGACATTGTGCGACAGGCCGGTGTAACCGATATCTGGCTGGCCGCCTATTTCTACGGCTATTGGTATGAAACCCCGGAGCGCCTGCGCGCGACGGCGGCGCGCCTTGAATACCTGGGGCTGCGCTGGCACCTGGTCAATGTGCCCCTGGGCCATCCCGGTGATTCCCTCGGCGACAAATCGGGCTCGACCGCCCTCACCCCGCCCGCCCACTGGCAGATGGCGCAACGGCCCGATGGCACGAAGTATTCCGGCACCTCCCTCCATCCGCCGGCGACGGAAGAGAACGTGGCGGCCCTTGGCCTGCTGGCGGGGCTGAAGCCGGACTGCATTTTCCTCGACGACGACTTCCGCCTGGCCACGGGACCCGGCGTCATCGGCGGGTGCTTCTGCGACACCCACCGCAACGATTTTCTGACGCGGCACGGCTATGCCGACGCACGCTGGGAAGAACTGCTCGGCGATGTGCGCGACCGGCGCCTCTCGGAGGTGCTTCGCGCGTGGGTGAACTACACCTGCGATCAACTCACCGCCAGCTTCCGCGCGCAGCAGGCCGCCGCGCCCGAGGTGGCCCTGGGCAATATGATCATGTACCTTGGCGCGGAGAAGGCCGGTATCCGACTTTCCGAATACACGGACGTGCCCTTTCGTGTGGGAGAGTTGATGTTTCACGACAAGGGCTTCGGCCCGGTCAAAGGCAAGACCGACGAACTTTTCAGCGCCCTCTTTCACCGGCGCTATGCCCGGCGGGACCTGGCTTTCAGCGAGACTACGGCCTACCCCGCCGATCAGCTCTCCGCCCGCAACATGGCGGCGAAGCTTGTGGTGTCGACGATCACCGGTGTGCCCAACACCATGTTCATGTCCGGCCTGACGCCCTTCCCCGCCGCACACTGGGATGTGCTCGCTCCGGCCATGAAAGAGAACGCCCGGATACACG
This window contains:
- a CDS encoding sulfatase; translation: MIHSRSILELSTAKGREMRLCLLRLVVGLTIGAFCFARAVEVCADGRPNVLLIMADDMRPWLGAYGESGLRTPHLDRLADAGLVFERAYCQNAVCGPSRASLLTGLRPDTTRIFDNDTHFRTHNPSIVTLPQLFREHGYRTQAIGKIFHPSFAQAYVGARMDDLPSWSEPTWYPPPQYYHTGSGMALAESIFLRHPGCGMYQGATCMHNRLQEAAELTPAQRSLYGGGEWKRHFVQAALCEAPDVPDNELGDGQIADRAIEALQQMKGKPFFLAVGFLRPHVPFVAPKKYWDLYQREAFSPVRNGKAPANLSRATYPAMHDHGAYEGAPPEGPLDDDKARELMHGYAACVSFVDAQAGRVLEELKRLGLAENTIVVFLGDHGYHLGENGRWGKQTCYETATRAPLIVSAPGTKAAGKHTKALVEFVDLFPTLCELAALPAPERLEGSSFARLLDTPERPWKRATFSQFPDPVRVSRPEVLAAPGDLMGRTIRTDRYRLIVWEHVLDPAKVEEVELYDYVSDPGETTNIADDPAQAETLAAMMSILREGWRGSVPP